The Phycisphaerae bacterium sequence GCCAGCCTGACGGGCGTAGGATGAGTTGGGCTCGTGGTAGGTTCTTCCTCTGGGGGTGGCAATGACCGGATGGGTGCTCGGCGGGCCGACGGACCTGCTCAGGAACTCGATCATCGTCTTGTCGATGTCCGCGACCTTGTCCAGCATCCTGGTTCCGTGCAGGCCCTTCTCTCCCAGGGCGGGCTGGTCGGGGACTACCTTCACCGCCACGTGCTGGCCGGCGGCTTGGGCCAGTCGATCGGCGGCGGCTCGCTCCCCCTCGGCGGCGATCATGAGGATCGGACGGTTGGCGCACTTCTCGATGTGAGCCATGGAGTCCAGGGCGAGGTAAGCCGTACCCGGCGTCAGGCAGGCGACCGCATCGACGGACTTGTCGCGCCCGGCATAGTCCAGCGCCACGCTGCAGCCGACGCTGGCGCCGACGAGCACGAACCGGGCGGGATCCACGCCCGGCTGGTCGCGGAGCCACAGGTAAGCGGCGGCCACGTCACGGTGCATGCTCTTGAAGAGGTCCGGATCCCGCTGGCGGACGCGTTCCACCAGTTGCAGTCTGGCCGGAGCGTTGCTCTCCCCGTGGCCACGGAGGTCGATGGCCAGCACGGCAAAACCGGCCCGCCTCAGGGGTCCGATCAACGGGGTGAACGCGGACCGGTCGGATTGATACATGTGCAACAGGATGGCCATGGGCG is a genomic window containing:
- a CDS encoding alpha/beta fold hydrolase, whose product is MSFLARFACLALMCWGGPLLAQSVHRGIAPGTGDGAEYSDQAASAGRVEPAKRSQTAASAPAKTGSPGALKRVTFTTEDEVLIVGDYAEPVLRGGQKLAPMAILLHMYQSDRSAFTPLIGPLRRAGFAVLAIDLRGHGESNAPARLQLVERVRQRDPDLFKSMHRDVAAAYLWLRDQPGVDPARFVLVGASVGCSVALDYAGRDKSVDAVACLTPGTAYLALDSMAHIEKCANRPILMIAAEGERAAADRLAQAAGQHVAVKVVPDQPALGEKGLHGTRMLDKVADIDKTMIEFLSRSVGPPSTHPVIATPRGRTYHEPNSSYARQAGRLNLRWFSSPAEAEARGLKAPKTSDEIGVSPDEPPKASASRRTEAKRSR